From a single Rhizobium lusitanum genomic region:
- a CDS encoding DUF1127 domain-containing protein, producing MNPIRIAKNWISYRRTLNELGNLSSQTLSDIGVSRYEIRNIASRSFR from the coding sequence ATGAACCCGATTCGTATTGCTAAGAACTGGATCAGCTACCGCCGCACTCTGAACGAGCTCGGCAACCTTTCCAGCCAGACCCTGTCGGATATCGGCGTTAGCCGTTACGAAATCCGCAACATTGCTTCGCGTTCTTTCCGTTAA
- the trmFO gene encoding methylenetetrahydrofolate--tRNA-(uracil(54)-C(5))-methyltransferase (FADH(2)-oxidizing) TrmFO, giving the protein MTKTSSFSPIHVIGGGLAGSEAAWQIASAGVPVILHEMRGVRGTEAHKTDDLAELVCSNSFRSDDATSNAVGVIHAEMRLAGSLIMACADKHQVPAGGALAVDRDGFAAAVTRTVESHPLITVVREEIEGLPPSEWDQAIIATGPLTAPGLASAIQTETGADALAFFDAIAPIVYRDSINMDICWYQSRYDKVGPGGTGKDYINCPMDETQYNAFLDALIAGDGVGFKEWEGTPYFDGCLPIEVMAERGRETLRHGPMKPMGLTNAHNPTVKAYAVVQLRQDNALGTLYNMVGFQTKLKYGAQAEIFRLIPGLENAEFARLGGLHRNTYINSPTLLDHSLTLKSRPGLRFAGQITGCEGYVESASIGLLAGRFAAAERKGEAPSVPPATTALGSLLNHITGGHIVSDEEPGKRSFQPMNVNFGLFPELEPDSIVKPEGVKRFRGKDKTIMKRQLIAKRALTDCAAWLGVEAPVFQSPVVAESA; this is encoded by the coding sequence ATGACAAAGACCAGCTCCTTTTCTCCCATCCACGTAATCGGCGGCGGCCTTGCCGGCTCTGAAGCCGCGTGGCAAATCGCCAGCGCCGGCGTACCAGTCATCCTCCATGAAATGCGTGGTGTACGCGGCACCGAGGCGCACAAGACCGACGATCTGGCGGAACTCGTCTGCTCCAACTCCTTCCGCTCCGACGACGCGACTAGCAATGCAGTCGGCGTCATCCATGCGGAAATGCGCCTGGCCGGTTCGCTGATCATGGCCTGCGCCGACAAGCACCAGGTTCCGGCTGGCGGTGCGTTGGCGGTGGACCGCGACGGATTTGCGGCGGCGGTCACGCGGACGGTCGAAAGTCATCCGCTGATCACCGTGGTGCGTGAGGAAATAGAGGGTTTGCCGCCCAGCGAATGGGACCAGGCGATCATCGCCACTGGCCCGCTGACGGCACCTGGCCTTGCCAGCGCCATTCAGACTGAGACCGGCGCTGATGCGCTAGCCTTTTTCGACGCCATCGCGCCGATCGTCTATCGCGACAGCATCAATATGGATATCTGCTGGTATCAGTCCCGTTACGACAAGGTCGGGCCGGGTGGCACCGGTAAGGACTATATCAACTGCCCGATGGACGAAACCCAATACAATGCCTTCCTTGATGCGTTGATCGCCGGCGATGGCGTTGGTTTCAAGGAATGGGAAGGCACGCCCTATTTCGACGGCTGCCTGCCGATCGAGGTCATGGCCGAGCGCGGACGCGAGACGCTGCGCCACGGGCCGATGAAGCCGATGGGACTGACCAATGCCCATAATCCGACCGTCAAGGCCTATGCTGTCGTACAACTCCGCCAGGACAATGCGCTCGGCACACTCTACAACATGGTCGGCTTCCAGACGAAGCTGAAATATGGCGCGCAAGCTGAGATCTTCCGACTGATCCCCGGCCTGGAGAATGCCGAATTCGCACGGCTCGGAGGCCTGCACCGCAATACCTATATCAATTCACCGACCCTGCTCGACCACTCCCTGACGCTGAAATCGCGGCCGGGCCTGCGTTTTGCCGGCCAGATAACCGGCTGCGAGGGCTATGTCGAGAGCGCAAGCATCGGCCTGCTCGCCGGTCGCTTCGCTGCCGCTGAGCGCAAGGGCGAGGCACCATCCGTGCCGCCAGCCACAACGGCGCTGGGGTCGCTGCTCAACCATATCACCGGCGGTCATATCGTCTCCGACGAAGAGCCGGGCAAGCGCTCCTTCCAGCCGATGAACGTCAATTTCGGGCTATTTCCGGAGCTGGAACCGGATTCTATCGTCAAGCCGGAAGGCGTCAAGCGCTTTCGCGGTAAGGACAAGACGATCATGAAGCGGCAACTGATCGCCAAGCGGGCGCTTACGGATTGCGCGGCATGGCTGGGCGTTGAAGCACCGGTCTTCCAGTCGCCAGTCGTCGCCGAGAGTGCCTAA
- a CDS encoding DUF1127 domain-containing protein, translating into MNLSRSFNNWRKYRQTVTELGRMSTRELHDLGIDRSDIHRVAREATGR; encoded by the coding sequence ATGAACCTGAGCCGCTCTTTCAATAACTGGCGCAAGTATCGTCAGACCGTTACCGAACTTGGCCGCATGAGCACCCGCGAACTGCACGACCTCGGCATCGACCGTTCTGACATCCATCGCGTAGCTCGCGAAGCCACCGGCCGCTAA
- a CDS encoding DUF2157 domain-containing protein produces MYRGRLERDLKIWVEKGLVGAPAASAILNEYDSRPASFSVGRVLTVMAALLVGAAILLFVASNWEEIPRIIRLLGLVALIWAFYLGGAYLLTRGRSIVASALLIIGTMTFGGAMSLVGQMYNISGDELTMMIVWFAAAAIAAALFRSAAQVALAGFLAWGFCGFYLWGHSDEWYGVMPWVPPVMAAVVIALVRYVDAPQVRHLAYLMLVGWLTWIFAQYESLHAAMLLAAAGLIAFLAISLPVSPLARIARSAGAAPAFYAFLVAAIGLLAIHGEIAYGLFANDIWVQNKLPLVVLAFAALASAVVAIILSGRDNGAVRYLAYLVFACEILYLASETVGSIIGTSGFFLISGVLVAIAAWLVIQLERRFSHGDAQGDKA; encoded by the coding sequence ATGTATCGGGGTAGGCTAGAGCGTGATCTGAAGATCTGGGTCGAAAAGGGGCTGGTGGGAGCGCCAGCAGCCTCGGCTATCCTCAACGAATATGACAGCAGGCCCGCAAGCTTCAGCGTCGGTCGCGTGCTAACCGTCATGGCGGCGCTGCTGGTCGGTGCCGCCATCCTGCTCTTCGTCGCTTCGAATTGGGAAGAGATTCCAAGGATCATCCGGCTCCTTGGTCTCGTCGCGCTCATCTGGGCCTTTTATCTTGGCGGCGCCTATCTGTTGACGCGCGGACGCTCGATTGTTGCGTCGGCATTGCTGATTATCGGGACGATGACGTTCGGCGGCGCCATGTCACTGGTCGGCCAGATGTACAATATATCCGGCGATGAGCTGACGATGATGATCGTCTGGTTCGCAGCCGCAGCCATTGCGGCGGCATTGTTTCGTTCGGCCGCGCAGGTGGCACTTGCCGGTTTCCTGGCCTGGGGCTTTTGCGGCTTCTATCTCTGGGGACACTCCGACGAGTGGTACGGCGTCATGCCTTGGGTGCCGCCGGTTATGGCGGCGGTCGTGATCGCTCTCGTTCGATATGTCGATGCGCCCCAGGTACGGCATCTCGCTTATCTCATGCTTGTCGGCTGGCTGACATGGATTTTCGCGCAATATGAGAGCTTGCACGCTGCCATGCTGCTGGCCGCCGCCGGCTTAATTGCCTTCCTGGCGATCAGTCTTCCGGTTTCGCCGCTGGCGCGGATCGCCCGGAGTGCCGGTGCGGCGCCTGCCTTCTACGCATTCCTCGTCGCTGCCATCGGCCTCCTCGCAATCCACGGGGAAATTGCCTACGGGCTTTTTGCGAATGACATCTGGGTTCAAAACAAGCTGCCGCTCGTCGTGCTGGCCTTCGCAGCGCTGGCAAGCGCGGTCGTTGCGATCATTCTCAGTGGCCGCGACAATGGCGCTGTGCGTTATCTCGCCTATTTGGTCTTCGCCTGCGAAATCCTCTATCTCGCCAGCGAAACAGTCGGCTCGATCATCGGAACATCGGGCTTCTTCCTGATCAGCGGCGTGCTGGTCGCGATTGCCGCCTGGCTGGTTATCCAGTTGGAGCGGCGATTTTCCCATGGTGACGCGCAGGGGGACAAGGCATGA